Proteins from one Chloroflexota bacterium genomic window:
- a CDS encoding ferritin family protein: MDNKGLLDAVQTAIEAERAARQFYLSAAEKTANPQGKALLLELADFEAYHEQKLADLVRSLGAGQYIAYQGKELARPKPEGGKAPQKEANLRQVVDVLNLAMDAEQKAQERYSRLAQSTDDPLGKAMFERLAQEEAMHYRILSDEFYTLSNKGLWVWAE, from the coding sequence ATGGACAACAAGGGGCTCCTGGATGCCGTACAGACGGCCATAGAAGCCGAGCGCGCCGCACGCCAATTCTACCTCTCCGCCGCCGAGAAGACTGCCAACCCCCAGGGCAAGGCTCTGTTGCTGGAACTGGCCGACTTTGAGGCCTATCACGAGCAGAAACTGGCGGACCTGGTCCGCTCCCTCGGCGCGGGCCAGTACATCGCGTACCAGGGCAAGGAGTTGGCCCGCCCCAAGCCCGAAGGCGGCAAGGCACCCCAGAAGGAAGCCAACCTGCGCCAGGTGGTGGATGTCCTCAACCTGGCCATGGACGCGGAGCAGAAGGCCCAGGAGCGCTACTCGCGGCTGGCCCAATCCACCGACGACCCCCTGGGCAAGGCCATGTTTGAACGTTTGGCTCAGGAAGAGGCCATGCACTACCGCATCCTGTCCGACGAGTTCTACACCCTGTCCAACAAGGGACTGTGGGTCTGGGCCGAGTAG
- a CDS encoding glutaredoxin family protein, with amino-acid sequence MEKPTRQRPLMYGLSTCGWCRKARTWLEGRFGEGGFDLIYVDLLPTEEKMRVMDELRKYTPSPAFPMVLADNECIIGYREDEYRRVFGA; translated from the coding sequence ATGGAAAAACCAACCCGGCAACGCCCGCTGATGTACGGCCTCAGCACCTGCGGCTGGTGCCGCAAGGCGCGCACCTGGCTGGAAGGACGCTTCGGCGAGGGCGGATTTGACCTCATCTACGTGGACCTTCTGCCCACTGAGGAGAAGATGCGGGTCATGGACGAATTGCGCAAGTACACCCCAAGCCCTGCCTTTCCGATGGTTCTGGCCGACAACGAGTGCATCATCGGCTACCGCGAGGACGAGTACAGGAGGGTTTTCGGCGCATGA
- a CDS encoding ferredoxin:glutaredoxin reductase translates to MTIDPERLRKIYEQLKADAESGGYHLNPDEAWTLGLVEGLLTNEDRYGYWACPCRLASGNKEEDLDIICPCDYRDADLNDWGACYCALYVSEEVLEGKRPLQSVPERRPAQRPKAGSRPEPAGGIRLWRCRVCGYLCAREHPPGVCPVCKAKRERFEPFVLPVSALPGP, encoded by the coding sequence ATGACGATAGATCCCGAGCGACTGCGCAAGATCTACGAGCAGTTGAAGGCCGACGCCGAGTCGGGCGGCTACCACCTGAACCCCGACGAGGCGTGGACGCTGGGCCTGGTTGAGGGTCTGTTGACCAACGAGGACCGCTATGGCTACTGGGCCTGTCCGTGCCGCCTGGCGTCGGGCAACAAGGAAGAGGACCTGGACATCATCTGCCCGTGTGACTATCGGGACGCAGACCTGAACGACTGGGGCGCGTGCTACTGCGCCCTGTACGTGTCCGAGGAGGTGCTGGAAGGCAAGCGCCCGCTGCAGTCGGTCCCCGAGCGTCGTCCCGCGCAGCGGCCCAAGGCCGGCTCCCGCCCGGAACCTGCGGGTGGGATTCGGCTGTGGCGCTGCCGCGTGTGCGGCTACCTGTGCGCCCGCGAGCACCCGCCGGGAGTGTGCCCCGTCTGCAAGGCCAAGCGCGAGCGATTTGAGCCATTCGTGCTGCCGGTGAGCGCGCTGCCCGGACCTTAG